A segment of the Bdellovibrio bacteriovorus genome:
GCCATGATAAGGAGTCGCATTCTGCAGGAAGATCTGCTGTTCCATCGCAGGACCGCTGGCCACGGAAAGAACTTTTACCGGAGTCGTCGGTGGAGTGCGCTCAAACAGTTGAGTGATCTTTTCAAACAGATACTGACCACGGTTTTTTACCGCCGCACCCGCAGGTTCATCGATGAAGTATTTGTGCATGCACTGGTCAAACAGGGTTTTACCCACCAGTTCGTCGCGGTACAGGTGATTCATCATTTCATAGTCACCGGCATAGCCGCGTGGTTTGAAGTAAGCACGGTTGGCAAACGGAGCACCGTAAACCAGGTGACCCACCTGTTCACGGGCAAAGTCCGTGGCCCACTTCATTTGTTCCGGCGTGAAGTCTTTCACAAGCTTCGGAACATCTGCGTATTTCATTGGAATGACCTGGCCCAGATAGTCGGACACAGAGTCCGCAATGGTCATGCGATAGTCTTGAGCTTCTTTCCAGCTATCGACCGGGGATTCCTGTTCCAGTTTGTCGATGCGGGATTTAAGCTTTTCCAGCCAGTCCTTCATCTCGTACACAAATGTTTTAAATTCTGCCGGCAGTTGTGCCAGGTGCATGGCATATTCCGTCTGCGCATTGATAACTTCAGAAGACACTTCCAGAGCTTTGATGCGGTCCACTTTCAAAGGTTCACCCAGAACCTCAAAACCCACGATCATTTCGCCGGTCACAGACTTGCTGTGGTTTTCAGAGCGAGCCCAGCGCAGGGAAACGTGCTGGGTTTGAATGTTTTTATAAAGGACGTCGGCTTCGAAGTGAGGATTTTTATCCCACCAAGCTTTCAAGTCCGCGTATTCCGCGCCAGGAACCAAAACAGCGCAACCAAAAGAACTGATGTTCAGAACTTCCAGATTGCGGCCGGGGATAGTTAGGAAGCAGGCACCAGGCTCAATATCATTGCGATCCTGACGAATCACTTTTTTGCGTGTGTTTTCATCGATCTGGAAAAATTCCTGCTTCATAGCGCCGTTGCCGCCCATGCTGACTCCTCTAGGTTGAAATAACTGATGTAAAACTAAGCAAGGCTCTTATCGTACTTATGGGATACGAAGAATACGGGACCAAAGCAGGGGGAGCGTTCTTATTATACTTTAGTCCAGTTGGTTTTGTTCCTTAAGTGACCGAAAAAGAAAGGGACTAATTAGGAGATTATTTATGAAGAAGCTCGTTTTATTGGGGGCCGCTGCGGCGGTGGGGTTGGTTACGGCCTGCACATCACCATTTAAATCTGAAGTTAAAACATATCGTCATCCGGCCAGCACGGAAGAGCTGATCACGGGCAGTCGCAAGGTTCTGGCGGATATCGGCAATCCTCAGGTGTTTAATGCCAAGACTTGTGCGGGCTTTGTGAACAAAGTCACAGACTATCTATATTATCTGCCAGCAGATCATTTCCTGCCGAAGAATGCCACAGAAGTGGAGCAATTGAAGTCCGTCGGACCTGAAGTGATGGACACCATCTTCCAGATCCGCGTGGCTTTGCATGATAAATTGCAGGAGTTTGAATCCCGCAATGAACTGAGCAAAGAGTGCATCCTGGAAATGCGTGAAGGCTTCCAGTATGCACGATTCTCTGAAGAGTACCTTTTGGACTGGCTTTACACCAACAAGGTCTTCACCTTCAAAAAGACCCCGATCATGGTGAATTCAAAGCCGGACACCTGGACAAATCCGAAGTATTCCGGTTTTGAATTGAAAAGCGGGGATGTTCTTTTGATCCGTGGTAAGTCCTATGTTTCAGCGATGATTGCCCGTATCTCTGATGAAGAAGGCAATTTCTCGCACTTGGCAGTTGTTGCTGAAGACAAGGCCGGGAAAAAATACATCGTTGAAGCATTGATTCAGTACGGGGTGATTGTGACTCCGCTGGAAAAGTGGCGTCAGGCTGAAGATGCGCGTGTGGCGCTTTATCGTCAGCCGGATGAAGCTTTGGCGAAGAAAGCTGCGCGCTTTATGTATGATCATGCCAAAGGTGCTTTGGATCGCAAGAAAGGCATCCGTTATGACTTTGCCATGGACGATGATGACTATTCATCTTTGTTCTGTTCTGAAGTTATCCGCATGGCTTACGACAAAGCCTCCGGTGGTCAATTTATCGTACCTAAATATCGCAGCACGGTGTCCAAGTTTAAGAACACGGATTATCCGCGTTCACTGGGTGTGACCAAGACCTCTTTGTTCTCGCCTTATGATATCGAAGTGGATCCGCGTTTTGACTTCGTCGCTGAATACCGCTTCATGCCGCTGCTTCGTCAGGTGCGCATGCAGGATGCAGTGATGCAAAGTGTTTACGGCTGGATGATTGATAAGGACTATACGTTCCACTGGGCACCTCAGCACAGTGTGAAGGCTTACTTTGCCAAAATGGTTCGTCAGTTCGGTGTGGCGAAAGATACTTTGCCGAAGTACATGCCTGTCGACAGCATCAAAACGAACGTGCAGTTTGAAGCGGTAGCGACTTTGCTTGAAAAGAACATCTATGAAAAAGAAAAAGAGTTCTATCAGAAGAAAGGTTATCTGCCGTCCTTCCAGGACATGCTGGCGATCAACGAAGCTTACCGCGTCGCTGATTGTAAAAAGCATCAGGAGTACCGTAAACAGCCGATGACGGTGGATAACAAGCCACTTCCGGATGAATCAAAGTTCCACTGGTTCTTCTATAATAAGAGCAAAAAGTGTGAATAATTAGGATTTCCATCTCAAATGGAAGCGCTGAAAGCCGCACCTGTTTCAGGTTGCGGCTTTTGGCTTTTTTGGGCTCCATACTGAATCCATAGTGCCTTGATATTCTGTGTTCAAGACGGCGGTGTTCTGTCTGAAAGGAATCAGAGGATATGGAAATCAAAAGACTGTCTCGCAGAGAGCTGATCAAATACGGTGGAATCGCCCTTTTCGGAGCGGCCGCAGGCGGAGTGCTTGCTGGCTGTTCCCAAACGAATTTTTCCAATGCCGTGGCTGATGGCGCAGAGTCTGTCAGTGATGGTAATGGCGGAAGCTGTGCCCAGATTCCCTCTGAAACTGCGGGACCGTATCCTGCCCATGATGACAGCGCCATCAACGTGTTAAGACTGAACGGAATTGTTCGCAGTGATATTCGCAGCAGTCTGAATACGGGTGGCTATACGGGAAGCTCAACGGCCACCGGGGTGCCTTTGACCCTGACGTTGAACTTGCTCGATGTGAACGCGTCCTGTGCGCCGTTGGCGGGGTATGCGATCTATTTGTGGCATTGTGATATTAACGGCAAGTATTCAATGTATTCATCCGGCGTCACCAGTGAAACTTATCTGCGTGGCGTGCAGCAGACCGACAGCAATGGCAGCGTGACGTTTCAGACGATCTTTCCGGGTTGTTATGATGGTCGTATGACCCATATCCACTTCGAGATTTATCCCAGCATGGCTGAAGCCGTGGATGACAGCTATATCGTCAGAACTTCACAGCTGACGTTCCCGCTGGCGACTTCTAGTTCCGTATATAACAATGCTTCGGGGTATTCGGCCAGCAAAACCAATTTTAACAAAATCAGTTTTGCCACGGACAATGTGTTCAGCGATGGGACCGCTTATCAGATGGCGAGCATCCAGTCCGGAAACTACAGTTCCGGCTTTGTCGCCAGCCTAGATGTGGGGATCAAAGCTTAAGGTTTTGCGGATTCAAAATAGGAAATGATCGGGGAGGTCTTGGTGTTTTTCACCGCCAGACGAACCCCGTCGTGTTCAATTTGGGTTTCGGTGCCTTCGCCGTGACCCACTTCGGATTCATCTTTTTGGGCATCTTCCGGGAGCAGGGCCTGCACGTCTTTTAGATGCACTTTTCCTTCAGGGATGCGGTGATAGAACGATTGCACCTTGCCGTCTTTGATTTCAATGGTGGTGTCATAATCCAGGCTGCCGGTCTTATAGAACAGCAGCGTGTCTTTGTTTTCAGTCTTTAACGGCTTACCCAGCAGTTTGGTGATTTCGGCTTTGGTGGTTTTACCCGGGGTTACAGAGGCCAGCTTCTTTGGCAGGTATTTCGCCTTAAAAGAGGCAGCAAAGCCATCAGCCAGAGCGGGTAGTGACAAAGTCAGCCCTGCACTCAAGATCACCGCAGAAAGAGTTTTAAGCATAACAACCTCCTGAAAAAACAAAACCCACAACCAATTAAAGTTGTGGGTTTGTGCTGGCGTCAACGCCTATGTCAATAATGACAACCGGATCTAGACAGAGCGCAGATACACGCGCCATTGTTTCATGCCCATCTGGAATTCCAGTTTGGCAATTTCCATGTCACGGCGAAGCTCTTCCAGCTTGTGATCGTAAGCTTCTTTCAGTTCTTCACGTTTGCGAACAGCATCCAATTTGAACTGTTCATAATCCTCACGCAGCTTTTTCATTCTGTTCTGCGCTTCCAGGATCTTTTCTTTCATCTGAGCCAGTTTTTCTTCAGCAAAACCGTGTTTGGTCAGTTCGGCCGCTTCCGCCTGCAGTCGGGCTTTCAGAATTTCCACGTGAGAGATCTGGCGAAGTTTGGTCGCAAGTCCCATCGCGCTCAAAGTGCGGATCACCCATTTAGTCGGATCCCAGTGATACCACTTGATACCGTTGCGATAGTCGATCTGGAACTTGTGGTGGAAGTTATGGTAACCCTCACCGTGAGTCAGAATCGCCACGAACCAGGAGTCACGGGCTGAGATTTCTTTGGAATAAGTCTGTTTGCCTAAAGTGTGGCAAAGAGAGTTGATGAAGAACGTGGATTGCTGGGTCAAAGCGATGCGCAAGCCCCCGGCAATCACCAGACCACCCAACCAAGAACCCATCGCCCAGCCCACCAGCATAGGGAAGATGAAGCCTGTCAGGATCGCGATTGGAACGTAGTGATCGTTCTGGAATTTCACCATCCAGTCTTTTTCAAGATCCGGAGCGTGGATTTTCTGATCGACGGAGTCCTTGAAGAACATCCAGCCCATGTGGGCGTACCAGAAGCCTTCATTGATGTTGTAAGGATCTTTTTCGCCATCAATGTGTGTGTGGTGACGGCGGTGGTCAGAAGACCATTTCAACGCAGAACCCTGGAAGGCGGAAGCACCGATCAAAAGGAACAGAGCTTTCACCAGTGGGTGAGCATCATAGCTTTTATGGGAGAACAAACGGTGATAGCCCGCCGTAATACCCAGGTTTGTTGCCGCGGCAAAAGCCAACGCGAAAAGAAGGATGTCCCATTGGAAACCGAAATTGTAGAAATAAATGGGGGCCAGGATGAGAGTGATCAGTGGATTCAGAACCAAGAACAAGGCCACTGGCCATTCGATACGTTTTTTTGTCATGAGGGCACCTCGTACTACTGAGTGTAACAGAGGCGCCATGATTTCAATACTTAAATGGAAAAGCCAAGGATAAATTTACCGTAAGTCCCATTCATATTGATATCTTGAGAGGGTGCGTTACCAGTCGAGTCTGTCGCATCATTCCATTGGAAATTCTGATATCCGAACTCAGCCCCTAATGAGAAGCCAATGAGCTTTACGCCAGCCTCTAAACCCACTGTGTACGAGCTGGGAGAGCCAGCCGAATAACTGGCTTTTTTAACACCAAATTCCGTGACTTTCAGGTCGGTGGAATGTGACAGGCCGTATGTGAGGATTGGCCCGGCATAGATCAGATTATCAATGGGACGCCAATTGAGCAGCAGCGCCGTTCGGCTGAAGTGGGCGGTATAGTCCAGTCCTGATTTTGAGGTCGAAAATTCCATATTCTCATAACGAATTCCGATGCCGGGCAAAAGTGGAATCGGAAGTGTGATAATTCCGTCTGCGCCCAGACCATAAAACGGAGTGACACTGGGAGCAGAACCGGCGCAGCCTGCGCACAAGGGGTTCAAGTCCGGATCTGAGTTCAACATGCCATAGGAAAGGCGCGCTTCAAAAAGATCGCGAGCTTGCGCGACGGGTGACATCAGCAAAAAAGAAAGAGCCAGAATCAGAATATTAAATAGACGCATAAACGAACTCCCAAAAAACCATTTCAGTGTAATGTTCCTTGCCGGGTTTCTCAAAACGGCGTCTTAAAATAAGACCTTCGTCTCACTCTCTTTTGTCGGGGAATCTGCTAGCCTTGAACGAAGTATGCTCATCGATGTTGTGCGCCCTGAGACCTGGGAAGAGTTAAACGATCAAGTGAAAACCTGTTTGGGGCTGGCGCCGCGAATTCGTGCGCGTGCCTATCAGGGACTGTCTCAGGCTGTTTACGAAATTTCTCAGAGCACGGCTCACTTTATGTCCCACAAAAAAGCCATCGGTGTTGTTCAGGGTCAGACCTCTGTTTTTGAAGGTTTGCTGGGTTACTATTACAAAGAAACCTATGAAGTGAATGCCCGTTCGCACACTCAGATCACCGACGTGAAAGAGTGGGTGGAAAGTCTGAAGAAAGACACCTGCTTTGTTCTGTTCAGTGAAGATCATCCGGTGACGGGGGAGTTGTATCCTTTTGCCGACGAGCTGGATCGCCTGCTGAATGAAAAGCGCATTTTTTCTTTCCGTGTTTCTCACGCCAGACATTTTCATGAATCCGTTGAGATTCGCCCGTACACCGTTCGTTTGTGTTCTTATGCACCGATGGTGAGTGTGGCGATTTTGGGGGAGCGTTTCCGTTCTCCAGCTTTGCAGGTGCAAAATCAGTCCTGGCTGGAGGTGGACTTTATCAATCAACTGATGAAGGCCCGCGACGGTCGCAGTGTGAATCAGTTGTTGGTTGAAAAGTTTGAAACAGAAGCGGCCTCTGTCGCACAGCCTTTTTTAAAGCCGGGCAGTGCGAGACTGTATGACCGGGCGTTGTGTGTTTTCTCGGACGTCAGTGCGGAAGCTGTGGCGCAAAAGGTTTTCAGTAAGCTGGGGCTTTCCGCCGAAGAGGGCTGGAAGAAGCTTGAGACCACCAACATGTGCCAGTGGAATGCCATTAAAATGTTCCGCCACTGGTGGGAGCCGGCGCCGTCGTCTGACAGCCTGCGTGGGCTGCTGATTGTCGGCCCGGAACTGCTGGCGACAAAAGACTTTGCCAAGCTGCTGATATCTTCGTATGAAGATATCAAAGCCCAGCAAAGTTGGAATGTGTGACCCAAGCTCAGAATCGCTTCATTATCCTGAAGAAAATGAAATACTCCGAATCGGATCTGATTCTGCATGCCATTTCCACTCAAGGTGAAAAGCTGTCTTTTATGGCCCGGGGGGCGGCGAAGAGCAAAAAACGCTTTGGGGGCGGGGTTTTGGAGCCGACTCATTTTGTCAGCCTGACCTACAAACAATCTTCCGAAGAAGGCAAACTGCATGTCCTGCTGGAGGCCACACTGATTAATGATTTTGCCGGACTTCGCACGGACTATGACCGTCTGGAGCTGGCTTTGCACATCTTAGAGTGTGTCAGCAAAGTCAGTCAGGAAGGCGACCGTCATTCCGAGTTCCTGTTCAATCTTCTGGGACACACGTTGCGCGCCCTGGAAACGGCTCAGGATCCTTTGGTCGTAAAAATGCATTTCTATCTGAAGTTTCTTCTGCAGCAGGGTGTGGTGGATGCTGAACCCTGGATGGCACCCTTTCTTAAAACCAACATGGCCGACAGCAATCAACTGGTGTCATATCGTCAGATTGTCGATGATGAACTGAAGAACGTTGAACAAATGGTTCGTCATTATATCGTGAACGCCACTCTTTAAAGCTTATTTTCCTTTACCCAGCGGATGCAGGTTTTCCATGGTGCGGGCCAGCTGATCAATGCCCAAGTGCGTGTACTTTTCCGTGGCCTGCAGACTTTCGTGGCCCAGAAGTTCCTGTAGAGTACGAAGGTTGGCGCCGCTGCTTAGCAGGTGAGTGGCAAAGCTGTGGCGAAGCGCATGGGGATGCAGCGGTTTTAAGAGCCCCGCACGAATGCCACTTTGGCGGACCATTTCGTAAGCCGTGCGGGAATTCAGTGGCTTTTCTCCGAAAACGTATTCATCAAAAGAGCTTTCCTTTTTCCATTTCAGCAGCACATCGACCGTCAAAGACGGCAGAGCCACGACACGCTCTTTGGAACCTTTTCCCTTCACGCGCAGAACTTTCTGCGAGATCTGCACTTCGCTCCACTTCAGATTGCAGGCCTCGCTGACACGCAGACCGCCCCCATACAAGAGCAGGAACAGAACTTTTTCTTTCAGCGGGATTTTCGAGTCGGCGTCGAAGCTTTTCAAAACGGAGAGCGCCTCATCCACACTCACAAAGTGCGGAAGCTTCTTAGGGACTTTCGGGCAGGTGATCTGCACGGACAAATCCATCTCAGTCAGGCTTTCTTCAAAGGCCCAGGAAAAGAAGCTTTTTAGAGTGGCGGCTTTGCGGTTTCTAGAGGCCAGCGAAAGGTGCGCCCACTGGTTGAAGGCCGCCCGGGCCGTGGAAAGTAATTCGGACTCCGAAATTGATTTAGACTTAACTGAGGGATCTTCATAATTAAAGGCCTGCATCAGATCCAGGGAATAGTGCTTGATCGTAAGGGGCGAGGCTGACTTTATAAAAGTCATGTATTTCAGGTATTTATCTATATTTTCGGAAAGCTTAAATGCCTTCGCCATAGCCCTGAAAGTCCCTGTATTGGGTTTGAGACCCTAAAAAAAAGTTAACGTCGTGCATTATTTTTATTGCAATTACTACACGACCAAAGTTATAACTCAATGCGTTGTCGCGGCGTATCAAAGCGAGATAATCAAATTGAGACGCCCACCCAAGTTTAAAAAAGTACGTAAACCGAAAGGTGGAGCTATGAACGAAAACAACTCAACGACTGTTTTGCCCTCTTCTCAGAATGCAAACCAAGTTATGTGGAACACAAATCAAACTTCCAAAGTGGTTGAAAACAAGACCATCGTCTATCAGTCCGAAGTGATGGGCAGTTTGATGAAGATGATCGACCGTGTAGCTCCATCCCAAGCCAACATCCTGGTTCTGGGTGAATCCGGTACTGGTAAAGAGCTGATCGCCCGCTCCATCCACGATCGCTCCGGCCGCAAGAACAAACCGTTTGTTGCGATCAACTGCGGTGCCCTTCGTGAAACATTGCTTGAGTCCGAGTTGTTCGGTCACGAAAAAGGTTCCTTCACCGGCGCTTACAACCGCAAAATCGGTTTGGCTGAAGCGGCTAACGGCGGGACTTTGTTCCTTGATGAAATCGGTGAATTGGATCCGGCGATCCAGGCTAAGCTTCTTCGTTTCATCCAGGAAGGTGAAGTTTACCGTGTGGGTGGCAAAGACCCAATCAAAGTTGATATCCGTCTGATCTGTGCGACCAACCGTGAGTTGGATCAGGAAGTGACTCGTGGCAACTTCCGTGAGGACTTGTTCTATCGTATCAACACGATCGTGGTAAGTGCTCCGCCTCTGCGTCGTCGTAAGGAAGACATCCCTGCATTGGTGAATCACTTCCTGAACAACTCCCAGCACGCCTACCTGAACCGTGGTCGTTCTGTGAATGAAGAAGCGATGAAGGCTCTGATTCGCTATGAGTGGCCGGGTAACATCCGTGAACTTCAGAACGTGTGTGAAAGACTGCAGATCCTGTCTGACGGTCACATGATCATGTTGAATGATATTCCAGAGAATATCCGTAACGGTGAAGCTGAAAAAGACGTTATCGCTTACGATCCTGCGATGACTTTGCATGAGCTTGAAAAGCGTTACATCCTGAAGGCGTTGGCTCACTTCGGTGGCAACAAAACTCAGGCGGCAAACAATCTGGGTATCACGATCAAGACCCTTTATAACAAACTTCATGAGTACGGCGAATTCGAGAAATTCGCGGTTCACACGAAGCCGATGAAATAGTTTTGTACTAGCAACCCGGAGTGGTTCCTCTCTCTTTCCACTCCGGGTGTTCTCTTCTCTCTTCGAAAGGCCCTTTGCGGGGCCTTTTGTCGTTTAAGCCCCTGGAACTGTTTGTATTTACCGGCCTTGTCGCCGCAGAAAGCGGCACTGCTGTCAAACTTGTGCGCAGGTAAAATACTCCAAAACGTACAGAATTGAGATGGTTTTGGCGCAGGCATTGCAACTCAAGGCCTTGGATAATAGAGGTTCATATGAAACGCGCTTCTGTAACATTATTGATGATTATTGCCATGGCCAGCTCTGCCAATGCGTGGATCAAACGTGGAAATGGCAACAACAATCCGCCAGCACCGCCGCCGCCGGGAGCTGTGGCTTCTCAGACAATGGGAAGTTGTGCAGATAATCTTTTTAATGGCTTGGATTTGTGGCCGTCATCTGCTGAATATGCCTGTGGTCTGGGACGCGTGGATGTTCAATTCCAAAAATGCGTGATTGATCTTACGAAGGTTCTGGATAACAAGGCCAATCCAAATAAGGACCATTTGTCATACTCTGATCATAATAAATATGTTGGTCGTGCTGCTGATGTTTGTGTTACCTCCAAACGCGCAGATGCGGTTCAGTGTATGCTTGATTTGTCCAAGAAACGTTCGCTGACCTTGGAAAACGCTGCGTTCTTCTGCGAAAGAGGCGTTGAAAACAATTTGCCAGCTCAGCTTTGTACGGAAAGTCTGGAAAAGTCGTTCCCACGTTATGGTCAGGCTAAAGAGTATTCTCTATTTATCTGCCGCCAGTCAGCCAGCCCTACGTTTGATAAGTGCGTATCGCAACTTTACAACCAGGGTGCTCTTGAGGTTGAAAACAACCGCTTGCAGTACGATGCTTTGAGACTTTGTAAGAACGGAACCAACACCGCACTGAATAAGTGTATCGTGGATGAAGTTCAAAACCGCGGTCGTACGGGTGTTTCTGCGGCAGCAGTTTGTATGGAAAGACACGACGCTGAAACCCGCGCTCGTGCCGAGGCCGAACGTCGCCGTATTGAAGAACAGCGCCGTGTCGAAGCAGCCAAGGCGGAAGCTGCGAAAAAAGCGGCTGAAGAAAAACGTCGTCAGGATGAGCAGCGCAAAGCCGACGAAGTTCGTCGCCAGCAGCAACAACAGCAAGAGCAGGCTCGTAAACAGGAAGAGGCTCGCAAGCAAGAAGAGCAGCGCCGTAAGGAAGAAGAAAACCGCAAGCAGCAGGAAAAGCCACAGCCGATCCCGCAGCAGCCTTCCAAGCCGACAGCTCCGACGACTCCTTCTCAGCCATCTGTAGATTCCGGCAAACAGCAGGAAGATCAGAAGCGTAAGGACGAGGAAAAACGCCGTCAGGAAGAACAGCGTAAGGCCGACGAAAAACGCAAAGCGGACGAACAGAAAAAGAAAGACGAAGAAAAGAAAAAAGAGGAAGAGAAGAAAAAGCAGGAATCCCAGCAGCCACCAGCGCCGTTGGATCCGGTGACGACTCCTCCACCTCCACCACCAGATGGCGGCCTGATCATCGATCTGCCAATGCCAGAGTAATCAAAACCAAAATCACCAAGGGCCTGTCGGTAAAACGACGGGCCTTTTTCATATTAAAAGACCAAGGTCCTAAACAATTTAATTTGTGTTTACACATTTGCGGCCCCCGAAAGATCATCAATCCACGTGCATTTCAGGAGTACAGCATGAGAATTTTCGCAGCAGCAGTGATGATGATTTTGGGTTTTTCCACGACGGCCAACGCCGAGTGGAGATATGGTGTTCAGATCGGGTACAGCCCGAATTATCTGGCGAAGCTTTCCGGTGACGGAACTGTTTCGGGGACTCCAACAGACATTGATTATGATCTGGAATACAAAGGCGCCCTTGAGGTCGGCTTCAACGCCTGGTACGCACCTCAACATTCCTGGGGTTTTATCAGTGGTATTTCATTGGGCGGGGAACGTGATCTGGACAAGATGACCCTGAACGGAATCACTTACAGCGCAACCGGCAGCACTTCCAAATTCCAGACGCACTTCCTTTATGCGGGAACGCTGTATCGCTGGGAATCCTTCTATCTTCCACTGGGTCTTGCTTATGGTATCAACAAGTTCACTCCGGCAGGAACGGGTGACGGCGAAGCGACCAACGGGGTGGGTGTTTTGTTCGGCCTGGGCTGGTTCTTTGCGGATAATTTCGTGATTGAATATATCGGACGATCCACGACGACCGAGCTGAAGCTGTCTTCCGGTACGGACACGATAAAAACAAAGGGCGCTATTGGAAGCGCCCTTTTGAACCTGAAGTATTTCTTCTAGGACTTTGTGATTCCGGCGGTGTAGTGCCCGATGAATCGGCGGGCACTTTTCACGACTTCCTCTTCCGGAGTTTCTGAAAGAATCAGATCAAACAGGAAGGCGCCGTGCAGGTAGGTTTCGATCTCTTCGGCGATTTCATCCAGCGTCATGCCGTCTCTGATCTGACCTTTTTGCTGGAAGCGCGCCATACGATCAATCAGCTTGGGATCCGCAAACATGGGAATACGTTCTAATGCTTTTTTACGGAACTTATTGTCTGTCAGACACTGGCAGATAATGATTTTACCAAGACAGTCGCGTTCATGGCTTTTGCCCACTTTGAATTCGACATACTTGATGAGCTCGTTCTCCAGGTTTTCCTGAGGAGGGTAATCAAGTTCTTCGTTGCGCATTTCTTCGATGAAGCGTTCGACGATGGTAAGTAACAAACCTTCCTTGCCGTCA
Coding sequences within it:
- a CDS encoding class I SAM-dependent methyltransferase; this translates as MGGNGAMKQEFFQIDENTRKKVIRQDRNDIEPGACFLTIPGRNLEVLNISSFGCAVLVPGAEYADLKAWWDKNPHFEADVLYKNIQTQHVSLRWARSENHSKSVTGEMIVGFEVLGEPLKVDRIKALEVSSEVINAQTEYAMHLAQLPAEFKTFVYEMKDWLEKLKSRIDKLEQESPVDSWKEAQDYRMTIADSVSDYLGQVIPMKYADVPKLVKDFTPEQMKWATDFAREQVGHLVYGAPFANRAYFKPRGYAGDYEMMNHLYRDELVGKTLFDQCMHKYFIDEPAGAAVKNRGQYLFEKITQLFERTPPTTPVKVLSVASGPAMEQQIFLQNATPYHGRPAEFTCLDQDEESLKHAQRQLHSVERFVKSGFKFKFNNMAIRNVIAAGCPETDYDLIYSAGLFDYFTEPVAQMAAQKMLASVKPGGHVVIGNFSKDNPCVPFMELVLDWHLIYRSEEDLLRIFKGMGSKIWVEKEPLGVNLFVVIQK
- a CDS encoding YiiX/YebB-like N1pC/P60 family cysteine hydrolase; translated protein: MKKLVLLGAAAAVGLVTACTSPFKSEVKTYRHPASTEELITGSRKVLADIGNPQVFNAKTCAGFVNKVTDYLYYLPADHFLPKNATEVEQLKSVGPEVMDTIFQIRVALHDKLQEFESRNELSKECILEMREGFQYARFSEEYLLDWLYTNKVFTFKKTPIMVNSKPDTWTNPKYSGFELKSGDVLLIRGKSYVSAMIARISDEEGNFSHLAVVAEDKAGKKYIVEALIQYGVIVTPLEKWRQAEDARVALYRQPDEALAKKAARFMYDHAKGALDRKKGIRYDFAMDDDDYSSLFCSEVIRMAYDKASGGQFIVPKYRSTVSKFKNTDYPRSLGVTKTSLFSPYDIEVDPRFDFVAEYRFMPLLRQVRMQDAVMQSVYGWMIDKDYTFHWAPQHSVKAYFAKMVRQFGVAKDTLPKYMPVDSIKTNVQFEAVATLLEKNIYEKEKEFYQKKGYLPSFQDMLAINEAYRVADCKKHQEYRKQPMTVDNKPLPDESKFHWFFYNKSKKCE
- a CDS encoding dioxygenase family protein; its protein translation is MEIKRLSRRELIKYGGIALFGAAAGGVLAGCSQTNFSNAVADGAESVSDGNGGSCAQIPSETAGPYPAHDDSAINVLRLNGIVRSDIRSSLNTGGYTGSSTATGVPLTLTLNLLDVNASCAPLAGYAIYLWHCDINGKYSMYSSGVTSETYLRGVQQTDSNGSVTFQTIFPGCYDGRMTHIHFEIYPSMAEAVDDSYIVRTSQLTFPLATSSSVYNNASGYSASKTNFNKISFATDNVFSDGTAYQMASIQSGNYSSGFVASLDVGIKA
- a CDS encoding fatty acid desaturase — translated: MTKKRIEWPVALFLVLNPLITLILAPIYFYNFGFQWDILLFALAFAAATNLGITAGYHRLFSHKSYDAHPLVKALFLLIGASAFQGSALKWSSDHRRHHTHIDGEKDPYNINEGFWYAHMGWMFFKDSVDQKIHAPDLEKDWMVKFQNDHYVPIAILTGFIFPMLVGWAMGSWLGGLVIAGGLRIALTQQSTFFINSLCHTLGKQTYSKEISARDSWFVAILTHGEGYHNFHHKFQIDYRNGIKWYHWDPTKWVIRTLSAMGLATKLRQISHVEILKARLQAEAAELTKHGFAEEKLAQMKEKILEAQNRMKKLREDYEQFKLDAVRKREELKEAYDHKLEELRRDMEIAKLEFQMGMKQWRVYLRSV
- the recO gene encoding DNA repair protein RecO, which produces MKYSESDLILHAISTQGEKLSFMARGAAKSKKRFGGGVLEPTHFVSLTYKQSSEEGKLHVLLEATLINDFAGLRTDYDRLELALHILECVSKVSQEGDRHSEFLFNLLGHTLRALETAQDPLVVKMHFYLKFLLQQGVVDAEPWMAPFLKTNMADSNQLVSYRQIVDDELKNVEQMVRHYIVNATL
- a CDS encoding tyrosine-type recombinase/integrase encodes the protein MAKAFKLSENIDKYLKYMTFIKSASPLTIKHYSLDLMQAFNYEDPSVKSKSISESELLSTARAAFNQWAHLSLASRNRKAATLKSFFSWAFEESLTEMDLSVQITCPKVPKKLPHFVSVDEALSVLKSFDADSKIPLKEKVLFLLLYGGGLRVSEACNLKWSEVQISQKVLRVKGKGSKERVVALPSLTVDVLLKWKKESSFDEYVFGEKPLNSRTAYEMVRQSGIRAGLLKPLHPHALRHSFATHLLSSGANLRTLQELLGHESLQATEKYTHLGIDQLARTMENLHPLGKGK
- a CDS encoding sigma-54 interaction domain-containing protein, producing the protein MNENNSTTVLPSSQNANQVMWNTNQTSKVVENKTIVYQSEVMGSLMKMIDRVAPSQANILVLGESGTGKELIARSIHDRSGRKNKPFVAINCGALRETLLESELFGHEKGSFTGAYNRKIGLAEAANGGTLFLDEIGELDPAIQAKLLRFIQEGEVYRVGGKDPIKVDIRLICATNRELDQEVTRGNFREDLFYRINTIVVSAPPLRRRKEDIPALVNHFLNNSQHAYLNRGRSVNEEAMKALIRYEWPGNIRELQNVCERLQILSDGHMIMLNDIPENIRNGEAEKDVIAYDPAMTLHELEKRYILKALAHFGGNKTQAANNLGITIKTLYNKLHEYGEFEKFAVHTKPMK
- a CDS encoding TetR/AcrR family transcriptional regulator — protein: MSDTSQLKTVQDESADSQKGKKRDRSASEERLIAAGIEIFSKHGYDGSTTKLIAKKADVNESLIGRYFDGKEGLLLTIVERFIEEMRNEELDYPPQENLENELIKYVEFKVGKSHERDCLGKIIICQCLTDNKFRKKALERIPMFADPKLIDRMARFQQKGQIRDGMTLDEIAEEIETYLHGAFLFDLILSETPEEEVVKSARRFIGHYTAGITKS